In one window of Ferrovum sp. PN-J185 DNA:
- a CDS encoding NAD(P)H-quinone oxidoreductase, whose protein sequence is MRYVGLDQPGTPDVLKILQGDIPKPSQGEVLIEVAAAGINRPDCFQRAGFYPPPSGASPIMGLEIAGTIVSVGEGVSGWQVGQECCALVTGGGYAEYCVAPQETLLPIPNGMSLVEAATLPETFFTVWSNVFQRGRLSPGETFLVQGGSSGIGATAIQLVNALGHRVFATAGSPEKCAFCESLGAERAINYRQEDFVEVVKVLTDKKGVDVILDMVAGDYLPREIKALKDDGRIVIIAFLGGSKVLVDFAEVMRRRLTITGSTLRARELSFKKKVRDELVEKVWPMLSQGKIKTFIHQQFTLSEVALAHATMESSVHMGKLVLTVK, encoded by the coding sequence ATGCGCTATGTGGGCCTTGATCAACCGGGCACTCCTGACGTTCTTAAAATTCTACAAGGAGATATTCCCAAGCCCTCTCAAGGTGAGGTGTTAATTGAGGTGGCGGCGGCGGGCATTAATCGCCCTGATTGCTTTCAGCGTGCAGGTTTTTATCCGCCACCTAGTGGTGCCTCACCGATTATGGGCTTGGAAATTGCCGGTACCATTGTCAGTGTGGGTGAGGGGGTGAGTGGTTGGCAAGTGGGTCAAGAGTGTTGCGCCTTAGTAACCGGTGGCGGCTATGCTGAATATTGTGTGGCCCCTCAAGAAACGCTGTTACCCATTCCCAATGGTATGAGTTTAGTGGAAGCAGCCACCTTACCGGAGACATTTTTTACTGTTTGGAGTAATGTGTTTCAACGCGGTCGACTCTCTCCTGGTGAAACATTTTTAGTACAAGGGGGTAGTAGTGGCATCGGTGCTACGGCAATTCAATTAGTTAACGCACTGGGTCATCGTGTTTTTGCTACGGCGGGAAGTCCTGAAAAATGCGCCTTTTGTGAAAGTTTAGGGGCAGAGAGGGCAATTAATTATCGTCAAGAGGATTTTGTTGAGGTGGTGAAAGTATTGACTGATAAAAAAGGGGTTGATGTCATCTTAGATATGGTAGCAGGGGATTATTTACCTAGAGAAATCAAAGCCTTAAAAGATGACGGTAGAATTGTTATTATTGCCTTTTTAGGCGGATCAAAGGTGCTTGTGGATTTTGCTGAAGTCATGCGCCGCAGGCTCACCATCACAGGCTCCACCTTGCGCGCACGTGAATTAAGTTTTAAGAAAAAAGTACGTGATGAGTTAGTCGAGAAGGTATGGCCGATGCTGTCTCAAGGTAAGATTAAAACCTTTATCCATCAACAATTTACCTTAAGTGAAGTAGCTCTTGCTCACGCAACAATGGAGTCTAGTGTACACATGGGAAAACTCGTGTTAACGGTTAAATAA
- a CDS encoding CaiB/BaiF CoA transferase family protein, with the protein MSKNTGPLSGIRVLEMGQLIAGPFSAKTLGDLGAEVIKIEPPEKGDPLRQWRLLHEGTSVWWEVQSRNKQSVAIDLRQPEGQQLAYRLAVEADILIENFRPGTLESWGMSYENLSQDNPGLIMLRISGYGQTGPYRDLPGFGAIGEAMGGLRHLTGQPGEVPVRVGLSIGDTLAALQGSIGVLAALFERQRNNGQGQVIDMALYEAVFNCTESLLPEYSAFGAIRGPAGSALPGITPSNAYPCLDGYVLIAGNGDSIYQRLMRAIGREDLAYDPDLANNKGRSLQAERIDQAISAWTQLYPIEKVLQTLAEASVPAGKIYTIKDISDDPHYRAREMIETVTTANGLNIEVPGVIPKLSRTPGSIRHRAPLLGEHTKTVLQQLGLDDNTIHALEEKGIIQ; encoded by the coding sequence ATGTCAAAAAATACAGGACCTCTCTCTGGAATTCGTGTGTTGGAAATGGGACAGCTCATCGCAGGCCCCTTTAGTGCCAAAACCCTTGGTGATCTCGGTGCTGAAGTCATCAAAATTGAACCACCAGAAAAAGGTGATCCACTCAGGCAATGGCGTCTTCTCCATGAGGGAACTTCGGTCTGGTGGGAAGTACAATCACGTAATAAACAAAGTGTCGCCATTGATCTTCGCCAACCAGAGGGGCAGCAGTTAGCTTATCGTTTGGCAGTGGAAGCGGATATTCTGATTGAGAACTTTCGTCCAGGTACACTGGAATCCTGGGGCATGTCCTATGAAAATCTTTCTCAAGATAATCCTGGTTTAATTATGTTAAGGATTTCTGGTTACGGCCAAACAGGACCCTACCGCGACTTACCTGGTTTTGGAGCAATTGGCGAGGCCATGGGTGGACTGCGTCACCTAACCGGGCAACCAGGTGAAGTACCCGTTCGCGTAGGGTTGAGTATTGGTGATACACTCGCCGCCCTACAAGGCAGCATCGGGGTGTTAGCTGCCCTATTTGAACGACAAAGAAATAATGGCCAAGGACAGGTCATTGATATGGCACTTTATGAAGCAGTTTTTAATTGTACCGAAAGCCTGCTCCCTGAGTACAGTGCCTTTGGCGCTATCAGAGGGCCTGCGGGAAGTGCGTTGCCTGGTATTACCCCAAGTAATGCCTATCCCTGCCTTGATGGCTATGTGTTAATTGCCGGTAATGGCGACAGCATTTATCAACGTCTCATGCGTGCCATAGGACGAGAGGATTTAGCTTACGACCCAGATCTTGCAAATAACAAAGGAAGATCCTTGCAAGCTGAACGAATAGATCAAGCAATCAGTGCCTGGACCCAACTCTACCCCATTGAAAAGGTACTTCAAACACTTGCAGAAGCATCAGTGCCAGCAGGTAAAATTTACACCATTAAAGATATCAGTGATGACCCACACTACCGGGCAAGAGAGATGATTGAAACAGTTACCACTGCCAACGGACTCAACATAGAAGTGCCTGGTGTTATCCCCAAACTCTCAAGAACACCAGGATCAATACGCCACAGAGCACCTCTCTTAGGTGAGCACACTAAAACAGTACTCCAACAACTAGGCTTAGATGACAATACCATTCACGCTCTAGAAGAGAAAGGAATTATTCAATGA
- a CDS encoding ammonium transporter produces MDTLKNSSDALFILLGAILVFAMHAGFAFLELGTVRRKNQVNALVKILMDFCISTIAYFFIGYSIAYGVDFFASAQTLSAKSGYELVKFFFLLTFAAAVPAIISGGIAERARFGPQLIATFILVGFIYPFFEGVAWNNHYGIQDWLTHHFGFAFHDFAGSVVVHAVGGWIALPAVLLLGARHGRYTRDGLITAHPPSNIPFLALGAWILAIGWFGFNVMSAQTLDKINGLVALNSLMAMVGGTLTAWWIGRNDPGFVYNGPLAGLVAVCAGSDVMHPLGALVVGGVAGVLFVVMFTQVQNRWKIDDVLGVWPLHGLCGTWGGIAAGIFGLPSLGGLGGVSLMSQLIGTSLGIIIALIGGAVVYGILKRVVGIRLDQEEEYMGADLAIHKISATPD; encoded by the coding sequence ATGGATACATTAAAAAATAGTAGTGATGCACTCTTTATTCTGTTGGGCGCCATTTTAGTGTTTGCAATGCACGCTGGTTTTGCCTTTCTTGAATTAGGTACTGTGCGCCGCAAAAACCAAGTTAATGCATTAGTTAAAATTCTGATGGATTTTTGTATTTCTACCATTGCCTACTTTTTTATTGGTTACAGCATTGCCTATGGCGTAGATTTTTTTGCTTCAGCACAAACCTTGAGCGCTAAAAGTGGTTATGAATTAGTTAAGTTCTTTTTTCTACTTACTTTCGCCGCTGCTGTTCCTGCTATTATTTCAGGTGGTATTGCTGAGAGAGCGCGTTTTGGTCCACAACTCATTGCCACCTTTATATTAGTGGGTTTCATCTATCCATTCTTCGAAGGAGTTGCTTGGAATAACCATTATGGTATTCAAGATTGGCTAACCCATCATTTTGGCTTTGCTTTCCATGATTTCGCAGGATCTGTAGTAGTTCACGCCGTAGGCGGATGGATTGCTCTACCTGCGGTGTTACTGTTAGGCGCTCGCCATGGTCGCTACACACGCGATGGCCTGATCACAGCTCACCCACCTTCAAATATCCCGTTTCTTGCCTTAGGAGCCTGGATTCTTGCTATTGGCTGGTTTGGTTTTAATGTGATGAGTGCACAAACGCTGGATAAAATTAATGGTTTAGTCGCCCTTAATTCCCTTATGGCCATGGTTGGAGGAACACTCACTGCTTGGTGGATAGGGCGCAATGATCCTGGTTTTGTTTATAACGGTCCCTTGGCAGGGTTAGTGGCTGTATGTGCGGGATCGGATGTAATGCATCCATTAGGCGCTTTAGTCGTAGGTGGCGTAGCTGGAGTTCTTTTTGTGGTGATGTTCACTCAGGTACAAAATCGCTGGAAAATCGATGATGTACTCGGTGTATGGCCGCTACATGGGCTATGCGGTACATGGGGTGGTATTGCCGCAGGAATTTTTGGTCTGCCCTCATTAGGTGGACTGGGAGGCGTGTCACTCATGAGTCAATTAATTGGTACCTCTTTAGGTATTATCATTGCCCTTATTGGTGGCGCTGTAGTGTATGGGATTCTGAAACGAGTAGTAGGTATTCGTCTTGATCAAGAAGAGGAATATATGGGAGCTGATTTAGCCATCCACAAAATCAGTGCCACACCAGACTAA
- a CDS encoding TolC family outer membrane protein, whose protein sequence is MRLLTNTLTPPLLSCLVVSLFCVGSARAENLLDAYQAAFDSNPQLAQAKHQLEANKELRPLANSAYLPHVNAGADAGRNRSYISPLIAGGSPTQGVFPTDAYSVTLSQAIFNGQALAAMGQADDLIRASEQQYLSAQQVLVRQVTVAYFGILQAQSQLTVANEAEKLLRNIKEQAEENLRVGTGDIISVNEAKARWQSALADQINARNRLSISYSQLQRVTHQPDIKSVADLKEFTPLGPSPDDMEQWVNQALANQPLIHQAEEQVKAAQAQEEINRRARWPVVTLNGVGAHIRGQTFPDLTTNQAGAILSLSIPLIDGGQISAQVGQAHSLERAQEDQLNNVKDQVTLDTRQAFLDLKNSVASYEAARATLESAKLSLEGTRAGFGIGTRSMIDLLTTATDYIQAESTYFNARYQQILSRIELKFAVGILNDQDITAINQLLSEKHS, encoded by the coding sequence ATGAGGTTACTAACTAATACATTAACACCGCCTCTCTTATCGTGCCTTGTCGTATCCCTCTTTTGTGTGGGTAGTGCGCGAGCAGAAAACCTTCTGGATGCATATCAAGCGGCTTTTGATTCTAATCCTCAGTTGGCGCAAGCAAAGCACCAATTGGAAGCCAATAAAGAGCTAAGACCTTTAGCCAATTCAGCTTATTTGCCACATGTCAACGCCGGTGCTGATGCCGGACGAAATCGCTCTTATATTAGTCCCCTAATTGCCGGCGGTAGTCCTACTCAAGGGGTATTCCCCACAGATGCTTACAGTGTTACTTTGAGTCAGGCTATTTTTAATGGTCAGGCTTTAGCTGCGATGGGACAGGCAGATGATTTGATTAGAGCCAGCGAACAACAGTACTTAAGTGCTCAACAGGTATTAGTAAGACAGGTCACGGTTGCATACTTTGGTATTCTACAAGCTCAATCGCAATTAACCGTGGCCAATGAAGCGGAAAAATTACTTAGAAACATCAAAGAACAAGCAGAAGAAAATTTACGTGTCGGTACTGGCGATATTATTTCAGTGAATGAAGCTAAAGCCCGTTGGCAAAGTGCATTAGCAGATCAAATCAATGCGCGTAATCGACTGTCTATTTCATATAGTCAGTTACAACGAGTCACTCATCAACCGGATATTAAGAGTGTCGCTGATTTAAAAGAATTTACTCCTCTTGGCCCAAGTCCCGATGACATGGAGCAATGGGTAAATCAGGCCTTGGCTAACCAACCCCTGATTCACCAAGCTGAAGAACAGGTCAAGGCCGCACAGGCACAAGAGGAAATAAATCGACGTGCGCGTTGGCCAGTTGTTACCCTAAATGGTGTTGGTGCACACATACGTGGACAGACTTTCCCTGATTTAACAACCAATCAAGCTGGAGCGATTTTAAGTTTAAGTATTCCTCTTATTGATGGTGGTCAGATTTCCGCGCAAGTGGGGCAAGCCCATAGTCTAGAGCGCGCTCAGGAAGATCAGTTAAATAATGTCAAAGACCAAGTCACCCTGGATACGCGCCAAGCTTTCCTTGATTTAAAAAATAGTGTGGCAAGTTATGAGGCAGCCAGAGCGACCCTTGAGTCTGCTAAATTATCTTTAGAGGGAACACGGGCAGGTTTTGGTATCGGCACACGTTCAATGATTGACTTGTTGACCACTGCCACTGACTATATTCAAGCTGAATCAACGTATTTTAATGCACGTTACCAACAGATCTTGTCACGCATTGAACTTAAATTTGCGGTGGGTATCCTAAATGATCAAGACATCACTGCGATTAATCAATTGTTGTCTGAGAAGCATTCTTAA
- a CDS encoding TerC family protein, with product MWQQINHLSFWLALPQIVGIDLVLSGDNAVVIALAARALVGRDRRMALLIGGVTAIIFRMFLTIIAAGLLSFPFIMTAGGVLLFWVALRLVKGRHESHQESDIPATSQLTQAIRAIVIADVVMSLDNVLSVAAIARGNPLLLLFGLMLSIPLIIVGSTFLMHLMNRFKSIIVLAGALLGYVSVDMILSDFAWRSYLSQISSVNHTILALFGALLIFILSRPSRSRAAKSP from the coding sequence ATGTGGCAACAAATTAATCATTTATCTTTTTGGTTGGCACTACCACAGATTGTCGGTATTGACCTAGTTTTAAGTGGTGACAATGCTGTGGTGATCGCCTTGGCAGCCCGTGCTCTGGTGGGTCGTGATAGACGTATGGCTTTATTAATTGGTGGCGTGACTGCCATTATTTTTAGAATGTTCTTAACTATTATCGCCGCAGGTTTATTGTCTTTCCCTTTTATTATGACAGCTGGAGGAGTGCTTCTTTTTTGGGTAGCATTGCGCTTAGTGAAAGGACGTCATGAGTCCCATCAGGAATCAGATATTCCAGCCACCAGTCAGTTAACACAGGCTATTCGAGCCATCGTTATCGCTGATGTGGTGATGAGTCTTGATAATGTGTTAAGTGTTGCAGCCATTGCCCGTGGGAATCCGCTCTTATTGTTATTTGGGTTGATGTTATCTATCCCTTTAATTATTGTGGGTAGTACCTTTTTGATGCACTTAATGAATCGCTTTAAGTCGATTATTGTCTTGGCAGGCGCATTATTGGGGTACGTAAGTGTGGACATGATCCTCTCTGATTTTGCCTGGCGTAGCTATTTGTCTCAGATTTCCTCTGTTAATCACACAATATTAGCTTTGTTCGGTGCATTATTGATCTTTATTTTGAGTCGTCCATCTCGCTCACGTGCCGCTAAGTCACCATGA
- a CDS encoding MFS transporter: protein MTQSNWRAGLTAKHWQILLGSFLGWVFDGYEAFALIVVIPMLLKSLLPAQLLPLGPLYAGTVIGITLLGWGIGGLVGGILADYLGRRRVMLWSVFLYALFSGLTALVQNFYQLDALRFVTGLAMGSEWATGISLVAETWPNRARPIGAGFLQSGFGWGTLLAAAVWYGLSTTHPLGAESWRLMFVVGAIPALFVLYLRRNLDESEKWKAAILSKRWGATGSSQVDSGKRPFTLFQLFREKEALRRTVITFLLSLATTTGWWAISSLLPRYTVSLAKAAGLPNPAEWGARSGLYYTIGAVVAYLIAGFIIDKLGRRRFLFITYLGSLIITWICYGWVRDPQWLLWLTPINGFFTLGCAYVWMAIYPPELFATSVRATAASVIFNGARIIAWVFPVLAGSIIQSFGSLAMAALIISLIYVLGLFLPWLLPETTHQDLPE from the coding sequence ATGACACAGTCCAATTGGCGCGCAGGACTTACTGCTAAACATTGGCAAATATTATTAGGTAGCTTTCTGGGATGGGTATTTGATGGTTACGAAGCCTTTGCACTCATTGTGGTTATCCCCATGTTACTCAAATCCTTACTGCCAGCTCAGTTACTTCCTTTAGGGCCCTTATATGCGGGTACAGTGATTGGTATCACTCTACTTGGATGGGGGATAGGTGGATTAGTAGGAGGGATTTTAGCTGACTATTTGGGGCGACGTCGGGTTATGCTCTGGTCTGTATTTTTATACGCTTTATTTTCTGGTTTGACTGCATTGGTACAGAATTTCTATCAATTAGATGCGCTTCGTTTTGTAACGGGCTTAGCAATGGGTAGTGAGTGGGCTACTGGTATTTCGTTGGTGGCTGAGACATGGCCTAATCGTGCACGCCCTATTGGCGCCGGATTCCTTCAGTCAGGCTTTGGTTGGGGCACCTTACTGGCTGCCGCGGTATGGTATGGCTTGTCAACAACTCACCCATTGGGTGCTGAAAGCTGGCGCTTAATGTTTGTGGTGGGGGCAATCCCTGCTTTATTTGTATTGTATTTACGCCGCAATTTAGACGAGTCAGAAAAATGGAAGGCAGCGATTCTCTCGAAACGCTGGGGGGCCACAGGTTCGAGTCAGGTGGATTCAGGTAAACGTCCTTTTACTTTATTTCAGTTATTTCGTGAAAAAGAAGCGCTACGTAGAACGGTCATTACTTTCTTGTTATCTCTTGCTACCACCACTGGTTGGTGGGCAATTTCAAGCCTATTGCCGCGTTATACAGTGTCCTTGGCTAAGGCTGCTGGTTTACCAAACCCTGCTGAGTGGGGGGCTCGCTCAGGGCTGTATTACACTATAGGGGCAGTTGTTGCTTATCTTATAGCTGGTTTTATTATCGATAAACTGGGTAGACGCCGTTTCCTTTTTATAACTTATTTAGGCTCTCTTATCATTACTTGGATTTGTTATGGCTGGGTGCGTGATCCACAGTGGTTATTGTGGTTGACCCCAATTAACGGTTTCTTTACTTTAGGTTGTGCTTATGTGTGGATGGCGATTTATCCGCCTGAGTTGTTTGCAACCAGTGTTCGCGCTACCGCAGCTAGCGTAATATTTAATGGGGCACGGATTATAGCTTGGGTATTTCCAGTGCTAGCTGGTAGCATCATTCAGTCATTTGGTAGTCTAGCCATGGCAGCCTTAATTATTAGTTTAATTTATGTGTTGGGATTATTTTTACCTTGGTTGTTACCTGAAACCACTCACCAAGATTTACCTGAATAG
- a CDS encoding phosphatase PAP2 family protein, protein MAAILLIVILALSLNRDLFLFLHFWLRQIRQDGVWEVLTFFGDAGVTPLIMIWFIARRPDLVWATLWASLLAYMISHGLKPLVNELRPPAVLDHLDVLGPYLKYSSFPSGHATTIFTCVGLLTLGLPTRGVSTILLWIIGIAVALSRIAVGVHWPIDVLAGLIIGWLSASCGLWLVSRYKSDYRRYYGIPLTVLLLLVLFNLFGEPYGFKNLWYLQKAIALITAFMWFKFTRDWYRSRNV, encoded by the coding sequence TTGGCAGCTATATTATTAATTGTGATTTTAGCTTTGTCATTGAATCGTGATTTATTTTTGTTTTTACATTTTTGGTTGAGGCAGATTCGACAAGATGGTGTTTGGGAAGTATTAACATTTTTTGGCGATGCGGGTGTGACGCCTCTCATCATGATTTGGTTTATTGCAAGACGACCGGATTTGGTGTGGGCGACGTTATGGGCCAGTTTACTGGCTTATATGATTTCCCATGGCCTCAAGCCTCTCGTAAATGAATTGCGTCCTCCCGCTGTATTAGATCATCTTGACGTATTGGGGCCATATTTAAAATACAGTTCGTTCCCGTCAGGGCATGCGACGACGATATTTACTTGTGTTGGTTTGCTCACTTTAGGTTTACCAACACGGGGTGTGTCAACAATACTCTTGTGGATAATCGGAATCGCTGTGGCTCTATCGCGTATTGCTGTGGGGGTTCATTGGCCAATTGATGTGTTGGCAGGTCTTATTATTGGTTGGTTAAGTGCCAGCTGTGGTTTGTGGTTAGTCAGTCGCTACAAAAGTGATTATAGACGCTACTACGGGATCCCTTTGACGGTATTATTGTTACTGGTGTTGTTTAATTTGTTTGGTGAACCGTATGGGTTCAAGAATCTATGGTATTTGCAAAAAGCGATAGCTTTAATAACTGCATTTATGTGGTTTAAATTTACACGGGATTGGTATCGTTCTAGAAACGTGTAA
- a CDS encoding c-type cytochrome produces the protein MKRLLQCTFATLTTLLLVGMAQAASNPDVEAKIKEGHQLFTTAKFQGNGRVCETCHVAGGRTAGHLPNGKPMPSLMNAAAVFPRIRQGHITTLEDQIRKCVGGAIEGTPPDYGSEELGALSVYLTSLSQGKAIELGGTPQ, from the coding sequence ATGAAGAGATTACTGCAGTGTACTTTTGCTACCCTTACTACTTTACTTTTAGTGGGCATGGCCCAAGCAGCCTCTAATCCTGATGTTGAAGCCAAAATCAAAGAAGGACATCAATTATTTACTACAGCTAAATTTCAAGGTAACGGTCGTGTCTGTGAAACCTGTCACGTGGCAGGAGGCCGAACAGCTGGCCATTTACCTAATGGGAAGCCAATGCCAAGTTTGATGAATGCCGCAGCCGTCTTTCCTCGTATCAGACAAGGTCACATTACGACGCTTGAAGATCAAATTCGTAAATGTGTCGGTGGTGCTATCGAGGGAACTCCACCTGATTATGGCAGCGAGGAGCTTGGCGCTTTGAGTGTATACCTGACATCTCTTTCACAAGGTAAAGCTATCGAGCTAGGTGGGACTCCTCAGTGA
- a CDS encoding hydroxymethylglutaryl-CoA lyase, whose translation MKEKIAINEVVTRDGFQSEKEFVATADKIKLINELSQCGYSVIEVTSFTSPKAIPMLRDAEEVMSAIKREPHVTYSALIPNLRGAQRAIDCQVDLFNLVMSVSESHNRANLRMSCDESFATLSEVIALAHHHNIRVNISLSTSFGCPIEGAISEQTVTRWIQRFAQLKVWGISLCDTTGMAYPSLVTTLSQRTQELFSGITTLHFHNTRGMGLANVLAGIQAGIRSFDASLGGLGGCPYAPGATGNITTEELVHMLDLMGYDTGMNLDKLLNAAQQLTDLMGRILPSQLLKAGPITQLHQPPTQPH comes from the coding sequence ATGAAGGAAAAAATCGCCATCAATGAAGTGGTGACACGTGATGGTTTTCAGTCAGAAAAAGAATTTGTTGCCACCGCAGATAAAATCAAACTGATTAATGAATTATCCCAATGTGGTTACAGCGTCATTGAAGTGACGTCTTTCACAAGTCCTAAAGCCATCCCCATGTTACGCGATGCAGAAGAGGTGATGAGTGCAATTAAACGAGAACCTCATGTCACCTATAGTGCCCTTATCCCCAATTTACGAGGAGCTCAACGCGCCATTGACTGTCAAGTGGATTTGTTTAATCTGGTAATGAGTGTGAGTGAAAGCCATAATCGCGCAAATTTACGTATGAGTTGTGATGAGTCATTCGCCACCTTAAGTGAAGTGATTGCACTAGCCCATCATCATAATATACGCGTGAATATCTCCCTATCAACCAGTTTTGGTTGCCCCATAGAAGGAGCCATAAGCGAACAGACTGTGACTCGATGGATTCAGCGCTTTGCTCAATTAAAGGTATGGGGTATTAGCCTCTGTGATACGACGGGTATGGCCTACCCAAGTTTAGTCACCACATTAAGTCAACGCACACAAGAGTTATTTAGCGGTATCACAACTCTTCACTTTCACAATACACGTGGGATGGGACTTGCTAATGTGTTAGCAGGGATACAAGCTGGAATTCGCTCTTTTGATGCCTCTTTGGGAGGATTAGGTGGCTGCCCTTACGCGCCAGGCGCCACCGGTAATATCACCACAGAAGAGCTTGTTCATATGTTGGATTTAATGGGCTACGATACAGGTATGAATTTAGATAAATTACTCAACGCAGCTCAACAGTTAACAGACTTGATGGGGCGTATTCTACCCAGTCAACTGTTAAAGGCGGGACCGATTACACAATTGCATCAGCCCCCCACACAACCTCACTGA
- a CDS encoding chorismate--pyruvate lyase family protein — MHRRLLIDSYWRPFLTQGLVSKETKNWLTYPASLTERLRQSFGEIEVVVLRDELGFPLADEYGYVNNPKQPCRVREVLLCHHGEALVFAHSIIPLTPQLSKHYALAKLGNQPLGHWLFQQPQISRQALFFKQLRAHHNLYRLIPTPQHPSYWARRSWFKLHNEGLLVTEVFLKRMPYFKA; from the coding sequence ATGCATAGACGACTTTTAATTGATTCTTATTGGCGACCTTTTCTTACTCAGGGGCTAGTAAGTAAAGAAACAAAGAATTGGCTTACCTACCCTGCCTCACTCACAGAGCGTTTACGCCAGAGCTTTGGCGAGATAGAAGTAGTGGTATTACGGGATGAATTGGGTTTCCCCCTAGCTGATGAATATGGCTATGTAAACAACCCAAAACAGCCTTGCCGAGTGAGAGAAGTGTTGTTATGTCACCATGGCGAGGCATTAGTCTTTGCCCATAGCATTATCCCCCTCACCCCTCAACTATCTAAACACTACGCCTTAGCTAAGCTTGGTAACCAGCCACTTGGACATTGGCTATTTCAGCAACCGCAAATTAGCCGCCAAGCACTTTTTTTTAAACAATTAAGAGCACACCATAACCTCTATCGCCTCATTCCCACCCCCCAACACCCCTCTTATTGGGCTAGACGCTCATGGTTTAAATTACATAATGAAGGATTATTAGTCACTGAGGTGTTTCTTAAAAGAATGCCCTATTTCAAAGCATAA
- a CDS encoding alpha/beta fold hydrolase, with protein sequence MTNLELFPDCAEKTFSYESSTGQVDISYLTGGSGPPLLLLHGFPQTKAIWHQVVPQLLAHFHVIIPDLRGYGHSSSVPSDATHLAYSKRAMAEDQIALMTHLGYRTFSVCGHDRGGRVAHRLALDYPDAVERLMVLDISPTYTMYEKTNKQFATGYWHWFFLIQPYPVPETLINSNPEFWLQQHMDRAGGVSIFDPLCWREYQASINNPAIVHAMCEDYRAAASIDLVHDQINLDENVKLTQPLRVLWGSKGIIETCFNPIADWKHFSHAEVDGRALHCGHYIPEEKPTEVVAEILSFFN encoded by the coding sequence ATGACTAATCTTGAACTTTTCCCGGATTGTGCAGAAAAGACCTTTTCCTATGAGTCCTCCACAGGACAGGTAGATATATCTTATTTAACAGGTGGGTCAGGACCTCCACTATTATTACTCCATGGTTTCCCGCAAACCAAAGCGATTTGGCATCAAGTGGTCCCTCAGTTATTAGCGCACTTTCATGTCATTATTCCCGATTTAAGGGGCTATGGTCATTCCTCATCAGTCCCGAGTGATGCTACCCATCTTGCTTATTCCAAAAGAGCCATGGCAGAAGACCAAATTGCCTTAATGACTCATCTTGGATATCGCACTTTTTCAGTGTGTGGTCATGATCGGGGTGGGAGAGTCGCCCATCGTTTAGCGCTTGATTACCCTGATGCGGTAGAAAGACTCATGGTGTTAGATATTTCTCCAACTTATACCATGTATGAGAAGACCAACAAGCAATTTGCCACGGGTTATTGGCATTGGTTCTTTCTGATTCAACCATACCCTGTGCCAGAGACATTGATTAACAGCAATCCCGAGTTTTGGTTACAGCAACATATGGATCGAGCTGGGGGAGTAAGTATCTTTGATCCACTATGCTGGCGAGAATATCAAGCTAGCATTAATAATCCAGCAATTGTCCATGCCATGTGTGAGGATTATCGAGCGGCAGCGAGCATTGATCTTGTTCATGATCAAATTAATTTAGATGAAAACGTAAAACTCACCCAACCCTTAAGAGTGTTGTGGGGAAGCAAAGGTATCATAGAGACCTGTTTTAATCCAATTGCTGACTGGAAACACTTTTCACACGCTGAGGTAGATGGCCGTGCTCTACACTGCGGTCACTACATTCCTGAAGAAAAGCCAACAGAGGTAGTGGCAGAAATTCTATCGTTTTTTAATTAA